In the genome of alpha proteobacterium U9-1i, one region contains:
- a CDS encoding membrane protein, with translation MIYLPIAEMPVNVLLVLLVSGAVGFVSGLVGVGGGFIMTPSLIFLGVPAPVAVATGASQIAATSFSGIMTQTRRKAVDWRMGILLSVGGVMGSIFGVSLFEQLLAMGQLDLMVSLLYVVFLAIIGSLMLAEGLAIMRGKPLPSIPLLKRPVRGIAHTLPFRVRFPRSGLYISIIPPIVIGFFIGALAAIMGVGGGFALIPAMIYLLRMPTNVVIGTSLFQVLIVTALIVVLQSAATQTVDLLLAALLMLGGVIGAQFGARMGAGLKGEHIRALLGALLLACSLKFLFDLIVTPDELYTLGSR, from the coding sequence TTGATCTATTTGCCGATCGCCGAAATGCCGGTGAACGTGCTGCTTGTCCTATTGGTCAGCGGCGCGGTCGGGTTTGTGTCGGGTTTGGTGGGCGTGGGCGGCGGCTTCATCATGACGCCGTCACTGATTTTCCTCGGCGTGCCGGCGCCGGTGGCGGTCGCAACGGGCGCCAGCCAGATCGCCGCGACCTCGTTTTCTGGAATCATGACGCAGACGCGCCGCAAAGCGGTCGATTGGCGGATGGGCATTCTGCTGTCCGTCGGCGGCGTGATGGGCAGCATTTTCGGCGTGTCGCTGTTCGAGCAATTGCTGGCGATGGGTCAGCTCGATCTGATGGTGTCGCTGCTCTACGTGGTGTTTCTCGCCATCATCGGCTCGCTGATGCTGGCGGAAGGCTTGGCGATCATGCGCGGCAAGCCGCTGCCTTCGATCCCGCTTTTGAAGCGCCCGGTACGCGGCATCGCCCATACGCTCCCCTTCCGCGTGCGCTTCCCGCGCTCAGGCCTCTACATCAGCATCATCCCGCCTATCGTGATCGGCTTTTTCATCGGCGCGCTGGCGGCGATCATGGGCGTGGGCGGTGGTTTCGCGCTGATCCCGGCGATGATCTATCTGCTCCGCATGCCGACGAACGTCGTTATCGGAACGTCGCTGTTTCAGGTGCTGATTGTGACAGCGCTGATCGTCGTGCTGCAGTCGGCGGCGACACAGACGGTGGATTTATTGCTGGCGGCGCTGCTGATGCTTGGCGGCGTGATCGGCGCGCAGTTCGGTGCGCGCATGGGCGCGGGCCTCAAGGGCGAACACATACGCGCGCTGCTCGGCGCGCTATTGCTGGCGTGCAGCTTGAAGTTCCTGTTCGACCTGATCGTCACGCCGGACGAGCTTTACACGTTGGGCTCGCGATGA
- a CDS encoding transmembrane protein (co-occuring with sulfite exporter TauE/SafE) yields the protein MIARALAALAFAFCVSASALAQAPQPETTSGGDLPAAVAEEQITVSSDYRGSLITVFGVNPDRRGRGDVVVVVRGPDQPASVMRKRRFLGLWVNGEPVRFSEAPSFFAVMSNRPLRQIASPQAIWSLELDPAASAQLSSAVPPGADPSAYRAALVRLRRAQGLYQELGREGLRMYQGGLFRAVVRLPANAPIAEYHADTYLFRDGRLISSQRVPIRIARVGFERTIHDLATNSSVLYGLLTVLLALAAGALAAYLFRRQ from the coding sequence ATGATCGCCCGCGCGCTCGCCGCCCTCGCTTTCGCGTTTTGCGTAAGCGCCAGCGCGCTCGCGCAAGCGCCTCAGCCGGAAACCACGTCTGGTGGGGATTTGCCGGCAGCGGTGGCGGAAGAGCAGATCACGGTGAGCTCCGATTATCGCGGCTCGCTGATCACCGTGTTCGGCGTGAATCCGGACCGGCGCGGGCGCGGCGATGTCGTGGTTGTGGTGCGCGGACCGGACCAGCCGGCGAGCGTCATGCGCAAGCGGCGGTTCCTGGGGCTTTGGGTGAATGGCGAACCCGTGCGCTTCAGCGAAGCGCCGTCGTTCTTCGCGGTGATGAGCAATCGCCCGCTTAGGCAAATCGCCAGCCCGCAAGCGATCTGGTCGCTGGAACTGGATCCCGCGGCTTCCGCGCAGCTGTCGAGTGCGGTGCCGCCTGGCGCAGATCCTTCGGCCTATCGCGCAGCGCTGGTTCGATTGCGACGTGCGCAAGGGCTCTACCAGGAACTCGGGCGCGAGGGCTTGCGGATGTATCAAGGCGGCCTCTTCCGGGCGGTGGTGCGGCTTCCGGCGAATGCGCCCATCGCCGAGTATCACGCCGACACCTACCTCTTTCGCGACGGGCGATTGATCTCCTCGCAACGCGTGCCGATCCGCATCGCGCGCGTGGGCTTCGAACGCACGATCCATGATCTCGCGACCAATTCATCGGTGCTCTACGGCTTGTTGACGGTGCTGCTGGCGCTGGCGGCGGGCGCGCTCGCGGCTTATCTCTTCCGCAGACAGTGA
- a CDS encoding ICC-like protein phosphoesterase (FIG006285), translating into MAPVAIVEKCVEVRIAGTMVCALPDGALWLEAARALVVSDLHFEKGSAFAMRGQMLPPYDTRATLARVARLVAEHQPDIVVSLGDSFHDGGGPARMAETERKLLQELISCTDWVWVEGNHDGRAPEILGGAVRDVLHIGPLVLRHEPTGAPGEIAGHLHPCAKVAGRGRSVRRRCFATDGQCLVMPAFGAYTGGLNVCDDAFAPIFPDGVTALVLGKDRVLPAPYARLLPDA; encoded by the coding sequence ATGGCGCCGGTGGCGATCGTCGAAAAATGCGTCGAGGTGCGCATCGCTGGCACGATGGTGTGCGCGTTGCCCGACGGTGCGTTGTGGCTTGAAGCTGCGCGCGCGCTCGTGGTGTCGGATTTGCACTTCGAGAAAGGCTCAGCGTTCGCGATGCGCGGCCAGATGCTGCCGCCTTACGACACACGCGCGACCTTGGCGCGCGTCGCCCGTCTCGTCGCCGAGCATCAGCCCGATATCGTCGTCTCGCTTGGCGATAGCTTTCACGATGGCGGCGGCCCCGCGCGCATGGCGGAAACCGAGCGGAAATTGTTGCAGGAGTTGATCTCCTGTACCGATTGGGTCTGGGTCGAAGGCAATCACGATGGCCGCGCGCCGGAAATTCTAGGCGGCGCCGTGCGCGACGTGCTGCACATCGGCCCGCTGGTGCTGCGGCATGAACCCACCGGTGCGCCGGGCGAGATCGCCGGGCATTTGCATCCATGCGCGAAAGTCGCCGGGCGCGGCCGCAGCGTCCGCCGCCGTTGTTTCGCCACCGACGGCCAATGTTTGGTGATGCCCGCGTTTGGCGCCTACACGGGTGGCCTCAATGTCTGCGACGACGCCTTCGCGCCGATCTTCCCTGACGGCGTCACCGCATTGGTGCTCGGCAAGGATCGCGTGCTGCCCGCGCCGTACGCGCGCCTGTTGCCGGACGCCTAA
- a CDS encoding alkyl sulfatase, translating into MRFGVHRRTFGKTTGETMRIIFAAALALALAQTAQAQVSDATRAANAATAQALPLADVEDEDFARRGFVAAWEQPQIRTADGRVAWDFASFNYLRGDAPETVNPSLWRHARLLALSGLFRVSERVYQVRGFDVSNMTIIVGDGGLIVVDPLTSSEVAAAALALARRTIGDLPVRAVIYTHSHADHFGGVRGVVNQADVTAGRVQIIAPEEFMDHSVSENVIAGNAMSRRAIYQFGATLPRTVEGQVTSGIGLAISAGQVTLIPPTHSITHTGETLTLAGVRFDFQLTPNTEAPAEMNFFLPDLGILCLAENANVSMHNVLTPRGALVRDAKAWADYLTQSLRLYGDRTDTMVTSHGWPRFGRERVADFIASHRDAYKYLHDQSVRLMNAGYTGREIAERVRLPEPLASRWFNRGYYGTMMHNSQAVYQRYMGWYDGNPAHLNMLPPEESAQRFVRAMGGAANVLAEGQRAFDAGDYRWAAEVLDKLVFAAPDNAEARTLLARTHRQMAYQAESAIWRNMYLSAAQELERGVFQRDATTQSLDLVAATPTAQVLDLLSIRLIPERLGARRIAFNLVFPERDERFAVTIANGVLVHESGVTISGAPTITAARPVFLQAMATQTMARAVLSGNVRITGNRRSLEGMGELFETPDINFPIVTP; encoded by the coding sequence TTGCGCTTCGGCGTCCATCGTCGCACCTTCGGCAAAACCACGGGGGAAACCATGCGGATCATCTTCGCTGCCGCGCTGGCGCTTGCGCTCGCCCAAACCGCCCAGGCGCAAGTCAGCGACGCGACGCGCGCCGCCAATGCGGCCACGGCCCAAGCCCTGCCACTTGCCGATGTCGAGGATGAGGATTTCGCGCGGCGTGGTTTCGTCGCCGCGTGGGAGCAACCGCAAATCCGCACCGCCGACGGCCGCGTCGCCTGGGATTTCGCCTCCTTCAACTACCTTCGCGGTGATGCGCCAGAGACGGTGAACCCCAGCCTTTGGCGCCACGCGCGTCTGCTGGCGCTGAGCGGTCTCTTCCGCGTCTCGGAGCGCGTCTACCAGGTGCGCGGCTTTGATGTGTCGAACATGACCATCATCGTCGGCGATGGCGGGCTGATCGTCGTCGATCCGCTGACGAGCTCCGAAGTCGCCGCCGCCGCGCTCGCGCTCGCGCGACGCACGATTGGTGATCTGCCCGTGCGCGCGGTGATCTACACCCACAGCCATGCCGATCATTTCGGCGGCGTGCGCGGCGTGGTCAATCAGGCCGACGTCACGGCGGGCCGCGTGCAGATCATCGCGCCTGAAGAGTTCATGGATCATTCGGTCAGCGAGAATGTGATCGCCGGCAACGCCATGAGCCGGCGCGCGATCTACCAATTCGGCGCGACCTTGCCGCGCACCGTTGAGGGCCAGGTCACCTCCGGCATCGGCCTTGCTATATCGGCCGGGCAGGTGACGCTCATCCCGCCCACGCACTCGATCACCCATACCGGCGAGACGCTGACGCTCGCCGGCGTCCGCTTCGACTTTCAGCTCACGCCAAACACCGAAGCGCCGGCGGAGATGAACTTCTTCCTACCCGATCTCGGCATCCTCTGCCTCGCGGAGAACGCCAACGTGTCAATGCACAACGTGCTGACGCCGCGCGGCGCTTTGGTACGCGACGCCAAAGCATGGGCCGACTATCTCACCCAATCACTGCGCCTCTACGGCGATCGTACCGATACGATGGTGACAAGCCACGGCTGGCCACGCTTCGGCCGCGAACGCGTGGCGGATTTCATCGCCAGCCATCGCGACGCGTACAAGTACCTGCACGACCAAAGCGTGCGGCTGATGAACGCCGGCTACACAGGCCGTGAGATCGCCGAGCGTGTGCGCTTGCCAGAGCCCCTCGCCAGCCGTTGGTTCAATCGCGGCTATTACGGAACGATGATGCACAATTCCCAAGCCGTGTATCAGCGCTACATGGGTTGGTACGATGGCAACCCCGCGCATCTCAACATGCTGCCGCCTGAAGAAAGCGCGCAACGTTTCGTGCGCGCGATGGGCGGGGCGGCGAACGTTTTAGCGGAAGGGCAGCGCGCGTTCGATGCGGGCGATTATCGCTGGGCGGCAGAGGTTTTGGACAAGCTCGTCTTTGCCGCGCCCGATAATGCCGAAGCCCGCACTTTGCTCGCGCGCACGCATCGTCAGATGGCCTACCAGGCCGAAAGCGCGATCTGGCGCAATATGTACCTCTCGGCCGCGCAGGAATTGGAACGCGGCGTATTTCAGCGCGACGCCACAACCCAGAGCCTCGATCTCGTCGCCGCGACGCCTACCGCGCAGGTGCTCGATCTGCTTTCCATTCGCCTGATCCCAGAGCGCCTAGGTGCGCGCCGCATCGCCTTCAATCTGGTGTTTCCCGAGCGCGACGAGCGTTTCGCGGTGACCATCGCAAACGGCGTGCTGGTGCATGAAAGCGGCGTGACGATTTCGGGCGCGCCAACCATCACAGCCGCACGCCCGGTGTTTCTTCAAGCCATGGCCACGCAAACCATGGCGCGCGCCGTGCTCAGCGGAAACGTGCGCATCACCGGTAACCGTAGGTCTCTTGAGGGGATGGGCGAACTGTTTGAAACCCCGGACATAAATTTCCCGATTGTCACGCCGTAG